A section of the Devosia rhizoryzae genome encodes:
- a CDS encoding DUF2147 domain-containing protein: MYTITRLALAAALTIGAALPATAASPNGVWELNTKDTRFALELCGDGTQLCGQLVWLSDADYNEQYKPYLNKPMATALRPDGANRWKGKMQLFGHSFQGTITAHSDEHMTMSGCAFLVVCKTYEMYRVTQ; this comes from the coding sequence ATGTACACCATCACCCGTCTTGCCCTTGCCGCCGCCCTCACGATCGGAGCCGCCCTGCCCGCCACTGCCGCCTCGCCGAATGGTGTCTGGGAGCTCAACACCAAAGACACCCGCTTCGCGCTCGAGCTTTGCGGCGACGGTACGCAACTTTGCGGTCAGCTGGTCTGGCTGTCCGACGCCGATTACAACGAGCAGTATAAACCCTATCTCAACAAGCCCATGGCCACCGCCCTTCGACCAGACGGCGCCAATCGCTGGAAAGGCAAGATGCAGCTCTTCGGCCACAGCTTTCAGGGGACTATCACCGCCCACAGCGACGAGCACATGACCATGTCCGGTTGCGCCTTCCTGGTTGTCTGCAAAACCTACGAAATGTACCGGGTCACCCAATGA
- a CDS encoding DUF2147 domain-containing protein has product MNAAARLGLLLTLATVVPAVASPVGTWEIEMRDSRYEVALCGDGTQLCATLIWLGNGADSPENLPYLNTMMIDHANQVAPGRWKGQLSIYGQRAEGTITQVSNDQITLKGCVAFVLCKTYQMYRYNQ; this is encoded by the coding sequence ATGAATGCAGCCGCTCGCCTTGGTCTTCTCCTAACACTTGCGACGGTCGTGCCGGCGGTGGCCAGCCCGGTCGGCACCTGGGAAATCGAGATGCGCGACTCGCGCTACGAGGTCGCCCTTTGCGGCGATGGCACCCAGCTCTGCGCCACGCTGATCTGGCTCGGCAACGGCGCCGACAGCCCCGAAAACCTGCCCTATCTCAACACCATGATGATCGACCATGCCAACCAGGTCGCGCCCGGTCGCTGGAAAGGCCAGCTCAGCATCTACGGTCAACGCGCCGAAGGCACGATCACCCAGGTCAGCAACGATCAGATCACGCTCAAAGGCTGCGTGGCCTTCGTTTTGTGCAAGACCTACCAGATGTATCGCTACAATCAGTAG